The Candidatus Zixiibacteriota bacterium genome has a window encoding:
- a CDS encoding metal-dependent transcriptional regulator: protein MYTKAIEDYLKAVFSLQRENQIVTTKLIAKKLNVSPPSVTEMVKNLVQKKLLLYKPYKGVKLTSRGRKEALRIIRAHRLIESFLVEVLDVPWETVHQEAEKWEHVISEDILDRIEKKLNYPANDPHGAQIPSREGGFEDQKLRTLCSLKAGQAGIVREVNDTDPELLEYLTEIDLKPGVKFSVKDISASGGFMRIKLNNEDRFIGLKASEKIFVMII from the coding sequence GTGTATACAAAGGCGATTGAGGATTATTTAAAGGCTGTGTTCAGCCTGCAACGCGAGAACCAGATTGTTACGACAAAGCTGATCGCAAAGAAATTGAATGTTTCTCCACCTTCTGTGACTGAGATGGTGAAAAACTTGGTGCAAAAAAAACTGTTGCTTTACAAGCCATACAAAGGAGTTAAGCTAACTTCACGCGGGCGAAAGGAAGCTCTCAGAATCATACGTGCTCATCGGTTGATAGAGAGCTTTTTGGTCGAAGTGCTTGATGTGCCCTGGGAAACAGTCCACCAGGAGGCGGAAAAATGGGAGCATGTGATTTCAGAGGATATTCTTGATCGAATTGAGAAAAAGCTTAATTACCCGGCTAATGATCCACATGGGGCACAGATTCCTTCCAGGGAAGGTGGATTTGAAGACCAGAAGCTTCGCACTTTGTGCAGTTTAAAAGCCGGCCAAGCGGGAATTGTCCGGGAAGTTAATGATACCGATCCTGAATTGTTAGAGTATTTAACAGAAATCGACCTCAAGCCGGGTGTCAAGTTTTCAGTGAAAGATATCTCAGCATCTGGAGGTTTTATGAGAATCAAATTAAATAACGAAGATAGATTTATCGGTCTTAAGGCATCGGAAAAAATATTTGTTATGATAATTTAG